From one Caldithrix abyssi DSM 13497 genomic stretch:
- a CDS encoding C25 family cysteine peptidase, which yields MQRFVIATFFLILGLTILWAEEIRYTDSWGKQGFNLIHSDAREVELIVSIEKFSLLQKEINDRIRDVIQLPGTFLPHDAGRPNLPALSRFVAIPQGANVEVEVLETRIDEFRDVDIAPAPVIPFDTQDGPLEYPQDENIYQNDAFYPENIVSVSEPRQIRGVDAVLIGVTPFQYNPVSRELKVYRDVRLKITFTGGQDVFGDQRLRSRWWEPIVHDMLLNYSSLPAPNFTASAPEVQSSRATVENVEYLIIVPDDPVFKAWGDSLRVFRNQQGIKSGVVTTTEIGGNTFEAIESYVNNAYYNWETPPSAVLLLADYGSSGSTIISSDEQPHPYSGTYISDNYYADVDGDDLPDIVFARITARDEEELRNTVGKILDYERHPPTNPDFYSHPVTAMGWQTERWFQLCAEVVNGFWEHKLGKQPVRENAIYSGTPGDVWSTATNTETVVDYFGPNGLGYIPQTPEHLNDWGGNATRLNNDINSGAFMIQHRDHGSETGWGEPDYSISDMDGLHNTDLTFVFSVNCLTGRFNWSSECFAEAFHRYSNRALGIIAATQVSYSFVNDTYTWGMYDNMWPEFMPDKETWFGTRFILPAFANAAGKYFLQQSDWPYNEDDKPITYYLFHHHGGAFSMVYSEMPQSLTVSHNSVVEAGASTFGVTADEGSLIGLSVNGEWIASADGTGDLVEIPIPELQVGDTMLVTVTKQNYYRYQAPVEVVSASGAYVTVSSWSIDDETQGNNNGLAEFNERFFLDVAAKNLGSESAMQITGTLSSSDSYLQILQNTHFYGNIDSGQIVMGDNAFELQAVNEAPDQHTATCTITFTDTADGSWSSNISIVIQAPDLACGNLSIDDTEQGNGDLKFDAGEIVDFVIESINQGHADAPNTVARLRSLHADVTVLDDQDDLGLLMADDTLNARFTLQSSESIPLGTSAFFEFTVSSGSYSAVDTFEVIIGDVPVYTMSNSTVTVSNAIFYDSGGEEGDYQPREQLTMTFKADEGYDGLKVLFTAFDVGSGDELRVYDGSSTSAPEFPGSPFTGTTLPPEMESTNSEGALTFYFSSNLIFNASGWRAELSPTTISNRSETPDMVPQRFVVHPNFPNPFNPSTTIRIELPQAGDVGVRIYSTQGELLRTLFHGTLNGGEHQLTWDGKNDAGSMLSSGVYFLVVESQGQKAVRKMMLLK from the coding sequence ATGCAGCGTTTTGTTATTGCTACGTTTTTTTTGATTTTGGGCTTAACGATCCTGTGGGCTGAAGAGATCCGCTACACGGACAGCTGGGGAAAGCAGGGCTTTAACCTGATCCACAGCGACGCCCGTGAGGTGGAGCTGATCGTTTCCATTGAAAAGTTTTCATTGTTACAAAAAGAGATTAATGATCGTATTCGCGACGTGATTCAACTGCCCGGCACTTTTTTGCCCCACGATGCGGGCCGGCCCAACCTGCCGGCGCTCAGCCGCTTTGTGGCCATACCCCAGGGCGCGAACGTAGAGGTGGAAGTGCTGGAAACGCGGATCGATGAATTCCGCGATGTAGATATTGCCCCGGCGCCCGTTATCCCGTTTGACACGCAGGACGGCCCGCTGGAATATCCGCAGGATGAAAACATCTACCAGAACGACGCCTTTTATCCGGAAAATATCGTCAGCGTTTCCGAGCCGCGTCAGATTCGCGGCGTGGATGCGGTGCTGATCGGCGTTACGCCGTTTCAGTACAATCCCGTCAGCCGCGAGCTCAAAGTGTACCGCGACGTCCGTTTAAAGATCACCTTTACCGGCGGCCAGGATGTGTTCGGCGACCAGCGCCTGCGCAGCCGCTGGTGGGAACCCATTGTGCACGATATGCTGCTCAACTACAGCAGCCTTCCTGCGCCCAACTTTACGGCCAGCGCGCCCGAAGTACAAAGTAGCCGGGCCACGGTGGAAAACGTGGAATACCTCATAATCGTTCCGGACGATCCGGTGTTTAAGGCCTGGGGCGATTCCCTGCGCGTGTTTCGCAATCAACAGGGCATCAAAAGCGGAGTCGTTACCACTACAGAAATTGGCGGCAACACCTTCGAAGCCATCGAGAGCTATGTGAACAACGCTTATTACAACTGGGAAACGCCGCCGTCCGCTGTTTTGTTGCTGGCCGACTATGGCAGCTCAGGCAGCACGATCATCTCTTCTGACGAGCAGCCGCATCCCTACAGTGGAACTTACATTTCTGACAACTACTATGCCGATGTTGACGGCGACGACTTGCCGGACATTGTGTTCGCCCGCATTACCGCCCGGGATGAAGAAGAACTACGCAATACGGTGGGTAAAATCCTCGATTACGAACGCCACCCGCCCACCAACCCTGACTTTTACAGCCATCCGGTGACGGCCATGGGCTGGCAAACCGAGCGCTGGTTTCAATTGTGTGCGGAAGTTGTCAACGGTTTCTGGGAACACAAATTAGGCAAGCAGCCCGTGCGTGAAAACGCCATCTATTCCGGCACACCGGGCGACGTATGGTCAACCGCCACCAATACGGAAACCGTAGTGGATTATTTTGGCCCCAACGGTCTGGGCTACATTCCCCAGACTCCGGAACATCTCAATGACTGGGGCGGCAATGCCACACGTCTGAACAACGACATCAACAGCGGCGCCTTTATGATTCAGCACCGCGATCACGGCTCCGAAACAGGCTGGGGCGAACCTGATTATAGTATCAGCGACATGGATGGCCTGCACAACACCGATTTAACCTTTGTTTTTTCGGTCAATTGTTTGACCGGACGCTTTAACTGGTCCAGCGAATGCTTTGCCGAGGCCTTCCACCGTTATTCTAACCGGGCGCTGGGCATTATTGCCGCCACTCAGGTGAGCTATTCCTTTGTGAACGACACCTACACCTGGGGCATGTACGACAACATGTGGCCGGAATTTATGCCCGACAAAGAGACCTGGTTCGGAACGCGTTTTATTTTGCCCGCCTTTGCCAATGCCGCCGGGAAATATTTTTTGCAACAATCCGACTGGCCTTACAACGAAGACGACAAGCCCATTACCTACTATCTTTTTCATCACCACGGCGGGGCGTTTTCCATGGTTTACTCCGAAATGCCGCAGTCTTTAACTGTTTCACACAATTCCGTGGTGGAAGCCGGCGCCTCAACCTTTGGCGTTACGGCTGACGAGGGCTCCTTGATTGGGCTTTCGGTTAACGGCGAGTGGATTGCCAGCGCCGATGGCACCGGCGACCTGGTGGAAATTCCCATTCCGGAACTGCAGGTGGGCGACACCATGCTGGTTACGGTAACCAAACAAAATTACTACCGCTACCAGGCGCCGGTGGAAGTGGTCAGCGCGTCCGGCGCTTATGTAACCGTCTCTTCGTGGAGCATTGACGACGAAACGCAGGGCAACAACAACGGTCTGGCAGAGTTTAACGAGAGATTTTTCCTGGATGTGGCGGCCAAAAATCTGGGATCAGAAAGCGCCATGCAGATTACCGGCACGCTTTCCAGCAGCGATTCTTATTTACAAATTTTGCAGAATACGCACTTTTACGGCAACATCGACTCCGGACAGATTGTAATGGGCGATAACGCCTTTGAACTGCAGGCCGTTAATGAAGCGCCAGATCAACACACCGCCACCTGCACAATAACCTTTACCGATACAGCGGATGGCTCCTGGAGTTCCAATATCTCCATTGTCATTCAGGCACCGGATCTGGCCTGCGGTAATTTGTCCATCGACGACACTGAACAGGGAAACGGCGACCTGAAATTTGACGCGGGCGAAATCGTCGATTTTGTCATTGAGTCCATCAATCAGGGCCATGCCGATGCGCCCAACACCGTCGCCCGTTTACGCAGTTTGCATGCGGACGTAACGGTTCTTGACGATCAGGATGATCTGGGATTGTTAATGGCCGACGACACCCTGAACGCCCGCTTTACCCTGCAGTCTTCCGAAAGCATTCCGCTGGGCACTTCCGCTTTTTTTGAGTTCACGGTGAGCTCCGGCAGCTACAGTGCAGTGGACACCTTTGAGGTCATCATCGGCGATGTGCCGGTTTACACCATGAGCAACTCTACCGTTACGGTGAGCAATGCCATCTTTTACGACAGCGGCGGCGAAGAGGGCGACTATCAGCCGCGCGAACAATTGACCATGACCTTTAAAGCAGACGAGGGATATGACGGGCTAAAAGTGCTTTTTACGGCTTTTGATGTGGGCAGCGGGGATGAACTGCGCGTGTACGACGGTTCCTCCACCAGTGCGCCTGAATTCCCGGGAAGTCCGTTTACGGGAACCACCTTGCCGCCGGAAATGGAAAGCACCAACAGCGAAGGCGCCCTTACCTTTTATTTTTCATCGAACCTGATCTTTAATGCAAGCGGTTGGCGGGCCGAATTAAGCCCAACGACGATTTCTAATCGATCCGAAACGCCTGATATGGTTCCTCAACGGTTTGTGGTACACCCAAACTTCCCGAATCCGTTTAACCCCAGCACCACCATTCGCATCGAACTGCCGCAGGCCGGCGATGTTGGCGTGCGCATCTATTCCACACAGGGCGAGCTGCTGCGTACCCTGTTCCACGGTACTTTAAACGGCGGCGAGCATCAACTAACCTGGGACGGAAAAAACGACGCAGGTAGTATGCTTTCGAGCGGGGTGTACTTTTTAGTGGTGGAAAGCCAGGGCCAAAAAGCGGTACGAAAGATGATGTTGCTTAAATAA
- a CDS encoding ArsR/SmtB family transcription factor, with protein sequence MRELVKIFKALSDQNRLRILKMLEVRPLCVCEITAVLQLATSTVSKHLSILREAKLITDEKQGKWVNYRLNRQGNISYVNELLPLLSQWLPDDPTILKDRNKVKTIHRQTICQV encoded by the coding sequence ATGCGCGAACTGGTAAAAATTTTTAAGGCCCTGTCCGATCAAAATCGTTTGCGGATTTTAAAAATGCTGGAAGTCCGACCATTGTGCGTTTGCGAAATCACCGCCGTATTGCAACTGGCCACATCCACCGTCTCCAAACATCTGTCCATTTTACGCGAGGCAAAGTTAATCACGGACGAAAAACAGGGGAAATGGGTCAACTATCGGCTCAATCGCCAGGGAAACATATCCTACGTTAATGAATTGCTGCCTCTTCTAAGCCAATGGCTGCCAGACGATCCTACCATTCTAAAAGACAGAAATAAAGTTAAAACCATTCATCGTCAAACCATCTGCCAGGTTTAG